From the Papaver somniferum cultivar HN1 chromosome 2, ASM357369v1, whole genome shotgun sequence genome, the window AGATAAAAATCATCTACTCATTGGGTGGGTGATGGTTCATTTGCAGGACTACGCTACTAAGTTAAAAGACTCCTCTACTTCTGGTGCAATCTTTTTTGCTGTTTGCCGTGGCAaggtatgtttttatgttcaaCATTTTAGTACTCACCCACATTATCTTATTGAAGGATAGCAAGTAAATTTTTTGATTGATTATGTCAGTCCTCTTGTACATGATTCTAACTGTTTGTACTTTCTTTTTTTCTGTGTAATTTGCCTGTTAGGTGAGCAACTTAATTTTTGGATAGATTATGTCAGTCCTCTTTTACATGGTTTTAactgttgtatttttttttattcaatgTAATTGGCCTGTTAGGTGAGCGAGGGATTAGATTTTGCCGACCATGCTGGGAGAGGTGTCATAATCATTGGTATGCCATTTGCCATGAGGAATGAGCCTAAGGTATTGCCAAAACTTCCATCAGTTCCCCCTTAATAAACCTCCTATGTCATTTGGCACACTAAGTAGTATTTTAGATGTGTTATGAAATTTGTTTTAGGGATCAATATGTTCTTGAGCTGCCTTCTTGAAACAGTCGTGACTGTCCACACATACGCAATGTTCGAGAAGATTGTTTCTGTTCAAAAAATTTATCTAATCTTAGAGCCGATGAGATTCATTCCTGCCTGTCAGAATTCGATCCTTATCTGTCAGTTTAGCCCTCCATCTCCATGTGTAGCTTCTAATTTGTATATTGTTTTAGGCTTTTGGCTTGTTTGGTTTCTGACTACTCCTCAAGTCTTCCTTTTGTTTCGTGGTGGTTTTAACTTGCTAAACCTGACAAGAGATTGAAGTTTCAGGAGATAACTGTACATCTGAAAAATGTGGTCATGATGGgtttataaatttttttatgcAGTAAACCTGTGTTATTGACTTTAAGTTTGTAAGGTGAATTATCCATAGTTTATGCATATTGGAGTTCCGAGGATTCCATAGACTTTTTGCTCATGGGTTCTGCAATTACAAACTTGGGTTATGGTGTATCCGCTGTTTGGTGAATGTTTGTTTTATATTCATTCTGTGACACTGAACCAGGCACTGTCTTTATTTGGATATATtctgttttcttcaataaaagttGTGTTATCTCATATTACCTCTTCATGTGCATGAGGTCATGCTTTAATGGATTTCTTAACCTGATTTTTGTATGGTAGGTTCGTCTTAAACGTGAATACTTGGATCAACAAGCTTTGACACAAAAGAATGGACAAAAGGTGAAAACAATCTGCCCAGATGTGGATCTACACATTGTTCTTATTGGTTATAGTGAATCTCTAGCTAGTCCTATTCTTTAATGGCTAAAGCTGCAGGGTTTGACTGGAGAGGAGTGGTACAGCCAGCAAGCATCAAGGGCTGTCAATCAGGCTGTAGGCCGTGTCATCCGTCATCGCCATGATTATGGAGCAATAATATTCTGTGACGAAAGGTTCAGTTTTACACTAATCTCTGGCTGAAATTTAAGGCAAACCCCCTTCCATATTTGTTTTTAATTAGAGACGTTTAATCAAATATAGAAAAGAACAAGAAAGCAGGATGTAGCCCACACCCTTTCTACAAAGCTAAGGAAATCCCAAGAAAAACCATATACGACCTTAAGTAAGGGATCCCCCATGGTATGGATAAAACTACGCCAACAATCTCCCCAGGAAGGTTAGAAAAATAATTATTACTCTCAACCGGGACGATAAACCAATATAATGAATCCCTCTGTTAACTCAACCCACAAGTAGTGCGACAAATATAAACCAGAGGACAGAAAGTCCTTTAGCATGCTTATCTATATTTTGTTTGTGATTCAAATTCTAAACCTCTAATTGCTGAGTTTAGCGTAGTTTATGTATGAGCAATTATTCCCATTCCGCTGAATTCTGAAAAAAAGTAGCAGTTATGCTATGGTGCAGTAGGAAGTTAAAGGCGTCAAACAAATTTTGGTGATGGATCTCTGTGTTTCTTTAATTGCCACATTGTCCCACTCATATTTTCCAATTTTGATGTTTGTTTCGCATATGTATTAGTTTTAAGTCCCTTTTGCTAGTATTTATGGCTTATTGCTCGTATCCTAAAAGGAAACCCATATTGACACTTGGGAAATGTGTATCAACGAGACTGAGGATCTCTTTCATGTTAGTGTATCAATCCAAAATTCACAGGATTAAGAAGATTGCTATGTTTTAAACTTCCATTTGATAAACCCATTTCTGTTGTGTCCACAGGTTTGCATATCCAAATAATCAGAAGCAAATGTCGCTTTGGATGCAACCTCATATTAAGGTGTGTTTACAGGATTTGTTTTAAACAATTTGGTTCACAAATCCTTATCTCTAAACTTAGCTGCTATGTTGACAGTGCTACTCTAAATTTGGGGAAGCAGTCTTCACATTGACTCGTTTTTTCCGAGATATAAAGATATCTAATCCTATGAAGCCAAAGTCAACACAGAACATAGGAAAGCGTAAGTCTAACATATCCAAGTCCCCTCTTTTATGTTCTATTTGTAATTCTATATTCTGTTTTGCATGTTCTTTTACTCTAGTTGCTTAAAAAGGATACTAGTTTGTCACAAAGACATCATTCGATTTGTCCATGCCTGCAAGGGATTGAGTTTCTAGTATGGTATTGTAGAATCTAGAGCCACTCCAAAAAACTGATGCAAAAAAATAGTATAATTTATAATATAATAGTTGCACAAAAAAATAAGTTCTACTTTTGTCAAATCACTTTCTTTTACCAAATAGAAACAGCATTTgataatttataaaataaatggcATGTCGACAATCCTTAGTCCCTTGTGAATCAATCTTGTGTaactaccaaattgattttcaacaaCTCTGTTCAGGAACTATGTTTTTGTATGAGTATGATGTTCTGCTTATGCATGACATGCGTGGTTCAAATTTCTTTTCTTTCCCAATGTCTTCTTTTAGTTAACTACTCATCAGAATTATATTTCCTTGGTTTCTAATGGCAGTCTCAAAATTACTAGATATTGTCTAAGAATCTTTTAGTTGAATTTTCAGTTTTCGTTGTTTATTAATTTCATAATTTTCCTGCGAAGAACGGAAAAAACTATCCCTCAATCAGTCTTTGGAGATTTTTTATTTCTAAACAAATTATTTAAATGGCAGATAAATCTGTGCTCAACAAAAATATTCATCGTTTTTGTTGTTTAATTCTTCTAAGCAGGCTCTCATGCTACAAACTCAATGCTGAATGAACGGATGCAAGATAGTTTATCGGTATTGCAGTCATCAAATCTGGTCCATGGTATGCGTTACATTCCTTGCTTTTAACATTTAGATGCAATCACTGTTGGGAAACCTGATCTTGTCTATCTATTTTAAAAATTTACACCTGGTTTAAGGGTTTGATTGTACATCAAACTGAAAACTGTAGAATCGTTCTGTGTGTAGTCTATACTGTGGTAACAAATAATATTGGCAACCAATCTATCTAATAGATTCATCCGTTTTCAAAGTGCAAACAGATTTTAGCCTTTCATAATGTTTATCATCTACGAAGTCATGAGGTTTAAGGCATATGTTAGCGAGACGTGGTATTGTAATTGCAACTCAATCTAACGTGTGTCTGTTGCTAATTGTGAAGTTTCTCATTTAGGTAACAGTGGCGGGGTAAAGGTCAACGAGTCTCTGGACATGTTTTCTACAATGAAAACGCAAAAGCGTTTGGTAATTTCTAAATGCTGTTGATTTGCAAGCGAATGTTTTACTGTATGATTTTTTTCTCTGATGCGAATACTTTGTTAAAACAACAGTTTCTTACAATAATGACTTTCTCTCTACAGGCTACTTCAACAGAAAATAATGGCTCGGAAGGTTTATTATCTTCTGATCTTGCAGCCAGTAGAAGAAGCAACATTAGTAACCATATGGAAAGAGTTGTAGCTGCCAACCAGTCAATTCTAAGTCCTCACGTCCATAGTAGCCCCTCAACCTTTAATCACTTAAGAGGATTACATAGAGGAAACAAATTGCAGACTTCTAGTTCTGATTCAGAGAGGAATGACCTTCCATATCAGAAATCTGAAGTGGTTGATTTGACTAGTAATTCACATTGGGATGAACAGTTGAGCACATCCAAATTTATTGTAGCCTGTTCTTCAAAGAAACCTAAAATACTGAAGTCGGATACTGATTTAGCATTCAATACAAATTCCTCCGCCAAACATGGAAATCAGTCACAGGTCTCTCAATGCAAGTCAGAAGATCTTGATGATAATAGTATTAGGATTAAAGGTATGCAACATGCGCAAGTAGATACTGTGGTTGTGCTTGAGGATGATATTAGAACAGAGAAAACTGATTTAAAACACAAGCACGTTTCTACTGGTCCTGCACCTAGTGGCGAGGAAACCAGAGGAGCTAATTTTCTGATCAAGGTTAAGTACTCTTAAACCTACTAAGGTTAAGCTTAAGTTAAACTTCTTTAGGTCAATGTTAAGCATCTTTTCaagtcttttgattttctttgacaACCCTATACATGTTTCGTAGTTAATTTTCTTGTCGCACAATAATTGATTCCGTATCTTCATtagattggaaaaaaaaaaggacaaaaGTTGGATTGTGGGAGCTGATTTTTCATACTCAATTCATAGGTTCAAGAGAAGCTCACACCCGAGGAATATAAAGAGTTTGTGGGGTATATGAAGGCACTGAAGTCTAAAACGATGAAGATAAATGATGTGCTGCAGTCGATTGTGAGGTTATTTTCCACTCCAGAGAGGTTTCTTCTACTAACAAGGTATATTCTTTACCTTATACTATTTTGCATTGGTTATTTATCTTATTGAGATAGATTTCACGTAATTAGTAAAAAGAACTTGGCTTAAGCAACAATGGCATGGTCTTCATGAGTAAAAGCTTTTTAATGTGGGTGTCTTTATAGTATTATTCAGGCTTGTAAAGCCTCATCACAGAAGCAATCAATTTCTAGCTAAACTTAGTAAGGTATCTCAATCATGTGGTTGGGTTGTGGAAAAAAAACTCTCAAGGTTAACTCTCATTTACAAGCTCATAAATTTAGCGGGAGCCTATTTATAGATTCCAACCATCTTAgaatataatagctaaagcaataCAAATACATTGTGTGCAGTTCCTTGGAAGTGATCTACCTTACTGTGATAGTGTGTAGCCTCAGACTATTATTCAGTACTTTTAAAATTAAATTATGGATTTCctatatattagacacataatcaaatcacacttATCAGGAAAACATTTGCTTGTTGAGCTAATTATGCGTGACAAGGATTCCAGCCAAAGCTACCTGTATTCATATAACTCTTTGAGGCTTATGAGATCTTAACTATTTGATGTATGCCACTTCCACCAGGTTTAAGGATTTTGTCCCTGCAAAGTATCGTCCTATGTACGAGCAGTATCTTAAAAACTCATGATGCAATGTGCATTCAGTAATTGTTTCGGTAAGCAAATATCATCATTGCTGTCATCACTTTCCCTAAAATTGGAACTGTATACTTCTTTTAGTGgcttttataaaaataaattccGATAAAatgttaaaaataaataaatgaacagTAATATTGTAGTTAGAGAAAGGAATGCTAGTTTGTTAACTGTCACATGCATATATGCCGGTTAATCTATGTCTTTTGCTTCCTATGTTTAGTTTTGCAGCATTTTTTGTTTGGTAGCCTGGTATTCCGTTATAGCCGTCATAGAAAGTTTAAGATGTTTTTTGTATTGTGGATTTACTCATTCAGGAAAGCCTCATGCCAACTCCTGTATTAGCACTCTTGAAGGGACCCAGATATGTGGGAGGTATAATTTCTCTGACTTGTGACGTTGTTCCTATTTTTGAGGTGATTTGCATACTACTTCCGTCACACCACAAGTGAGCTTTGGAGAAGGTTATCCGTACTCTGAGTATCATCATTGCGGTTATTGAAGTAAGAGTTTTGTTTTGGACAAGTCTTAACTGTTAACAGTGTTCTTGAGAGAGCTTCAAATGTAATGAAATTAAATGTGTAATTTTAGAAAAAATCTACCATGTGCACAATTGGTACATGGTAGTATTCTTTTTAGAAAATTGTGCAAAGAATAATTGAGGTATACATGATCTAAGTGTTGACAAGGAAAGAATTGAAAGCCGGTTCAGACTTCAAACGATATTTAGATTTTGGATGGAAATGCTAGACAGGATTTCACAGTTGTGCAGCTTGTGCTTATAAGTTGCCTCCCACTCTCTAACCTCTCCAAGGTCGCTTCACCGAGTTTCAATGACTGACAACTGTTGGTGCTAACTGAGGTTTCAAATCCATGTTTGGAACCTAAACATCTCAAATGGTGCATAAAAATTAAACTTGGtgctctattttttttttgaacgatttttttgggaccatggttttctcgggggatcatggttttattttgggtaaagacattagaagtaaatctaggtcaccccttatctagatatttatattaatacctaaattatcctcctgattaattttgggtgatgattagctagtgttaataatagttagtgtaatgattagtgagatgattaagttaaagataattagtgagattaaaaaatcagatgagtttttttttttaaagaagtagaattattgagagagtaaagttacagaagatgaagaagaaaaacgtgaaaaacgatggattttaccaaccacaaccgcaggaacggtatttgggtacccaggtatgcctcaaacttagataatgttggttgaattgctccaaactttcaaaaaaatgaatttttctatgtaaatttgggccagttcggttaaccatatatcaacaacatgtaaccgaacacatctgaaagtgtaattcggttaccatatgtcaagaacatgtaaccgaacacacctgaaagtgtagttcggttactttttccaaacacgcaggttaccgaactcgctcgttaatggaggttttggtcgtacagagcaatgttcggttacctaggataaaatggtaggtaaccgaactttgaacttgacaatttatttgagtacatcttgtgtgttcggttagttcgcaaacttcaaagcAACCAAGTTCCCAGCCGAACTTCAGGTtgaaagtaacctagtgttagaagttcggttggttcgcaaacttcaacatattttgcgaatcaaccgaactgggcttataggtagagttcgattacaaagaaaacttaataattctgcgaacgaaccgaacttatggacttgtattgtctaatacaaggagttcggttaaaagtatttttttgcgaatcaatcgaactttgagttcggttaagaaaaaaataatttgtgataaccgaactttttactgaaaagaaaactccattaaacctctctgcaacttccattttcaactcattgatgattagttctcatttattcaactaaaaacgaatgacaagtaatgggtttgtgagaatatctttgttaatattttacaTTAAGCTATAtctatagtggtggtggtggtaatcggtggttgttggtggtgataattggaggaggtggtggtggtggtaatcggcggcggtgggtggtggtggtggttatatatatagagagagtggttattgtgttggttttaaattaaattaggttaaggataggttagtcatttcaatgttttaggacaccccttataactatagggaaggtggcctaataagaccatggtccctaaaaaatcattctttttttttttttctgtcaaACGTTACTTCAGTGTTACCTGACTTGCTGTAATAAATAACATCACACCCACCTCTGGGCCTAAACATGTCCAGTACTTCCATTCATATTCAGATCAAGCGAGTCAACAATGCACAACCTCTACAAAATTGTAAGATTATTAAAAAAACAGAAAGAGTTGAAAATGTCCAATTGCCTAAAAATGTTAATGAGTTGAAAAGGCTACAGGCTTAAATAGCCAAAAAGTGGACCAGAACCAAGCTGAAGTAAATGAATTCAGCAGATGTATGCCATTACTATGACATTCTATCAATCTACCACTTTTCATGCGCAATGGATGCAAAATGTGGAACAGGGACCAAGAACCCTCAAGCAGTTCATAAGAACTCACAAGCATGCAACAAAAAAGGTCCATTTTTTCAAGCGTAGTACCATTGATTCTAAATCGAGATACATAAAAAGAACTCAGAATAGATGCTATATCTTAATAACTCTGACAGGACACAGACAATAACAAAGAGAGTGGGATCTAGAAGGTTAAATTGTTTAGTCTCTTAACTAGGACAATCAAATTCGTCCAATTGTGTTTTAAAATATCTTAACTCTGGAAAATGTCAGAAGTTTTGTTCTGGTATTCAAGGACTGTGAAGCTCAAATGGATTTTCCAAATCTGCAAGGAGAAACCTACTAGAAAACACAAATGTCATAGTACCTTATAGATCCCAAGGAAATGAACACAATATA encodes:
- the LOC113349044 gene encoding regulator of telomere elongation helicase 1 homolog isoform X3, giving the protein MTVLGSREQLCIHDSVKMLQGKAQTNACHFICKKRECKHQRQVPDYLKGNPYLGDEPVDIEDLVNIGRSHGACPYYVSRELHKVVDIVFAPYNYLIDHGNRGSLAIDFQNCVLIFDEAHNLEGICADAASFDLPSGLLTACISEAKKCIDLAVARRAIEKSNEKSLNPDNFAILKALLLKLEKRIAEVSIDSKELGFTRPGPYIYELLTELNITHETSNMLIDTIENASLLLEDAESATESGSNTNKQKSTTACRLESMSDILKTIFNNGEVAHSKSYRVHVQEVEAYGSESVKAKKTSRTLSWWCFNPGITMAEFSKLGVGSIILTSGTLSPLDSFAQELKLEFPIRLENPHVISANQIWAGVVSGGPSARSFNSSYRNRDSIEYKQELGNAIANFARIVPDGLLVFFPSYYLLDQCIGCWKDLGHAGSTTSTTIWERICKNKQPVVEPRQSSLFSSAIEDYATKLKDSSTSGAIFFAVCRGKVSEGLDFADHAGRGVIIIGMPFAMRNEPKVRLKREYLDQQALTQKNGQKGLTGEEWYSQQASRAVNQAVGRVIRHRHDYGAIIFCDERFAYPNNQKQMSLWMQPHIKCYSKFGEAVFTLTRFFRDIKISNPMKPKSTQNIGKRSHATNSMLNERMQDSLSVLQSSNLVHVSHLGNSGGVKVNESLDMFSTMKTQKRLATSTENNGSEGLLSSDLAASRRSNISNHMERVVAANQSILSPHVHSSPSTFNHLRGLHRGNKLQTSSSDSERNDLPYQKSEVVDLTSNSHWDEQLSTSKFIVACSSKKPKILKSDTDLAFNTNSSAKHGNQSQVSQCKSEDLDDNSIRIKGMQHAQVDTVVVLEDDIRTEKTDLKHKHVSTGPAPSGEETRGANFLIKVQEKLTPEEYKEFVGYMKALKSKTMKINDVLQSIVRLFSTPERFLLLTRFKDFVPAKYRPMYEQYLKNS